Proteins encoded in a region of the Pirellulales bacterium genome:
- a CDS encoding ATP-binding protein, with protein sequence MAKVDRLAKLFHALAHGDNARAEQVAADICADEEQRGHRSAARLLRGALRKNGNGVVRFSQPLDAPSEASLQPLLPNAALTALSHTIGLADVVLKKRWRDELDGFVREWRQRSVLQQRGIRRRTKLFFYGPPGCGKSLTARALAKELGLPIYVVRFDGVIGAYLGQTAIHLRQLFHFAESVPCILLFDELDALGKKRGNPLDVGELDRIVIALMQELEHTSPSGAIIATSNLPRHVDDALWRRFDLAVQFPSPTKAELQAFGKSIATTHQISFGPRIKRRIATAKSFAEAEKLVEAEARRMALSEG encoded by the coding sequence ATGGCCAAAGTCGACCGACTAGCAAAGCTGTTTCACGCGTTGGCGCACGGCGATAATGCGCGGGCCGAACAGGTCGCTGCCGACATATGCGCGGACGAGGAGCAACGAGGGCACCGCTCCGCGGCGCGTCTGCTTCGCGGCGCATTAAGGAAAAACGGCAACGGAGTCGTGCGATTCAGCCAACCGTTAGACGCGCCGTCGGAAGCGTCATTGCAGCCTCTCTTGCCAAACGCCGCGCTGACTGCGCTATCCCATACGATCGGCCTCGCTGACGTTGTGCTGAAAAAGCGGTGGCGTGACGAACTCGACGGATTTGTCCGCGAGTGGCGGCAACGGTCGGTGTTGCAACAACGCGGAATTCGGAGAAGGACGAAGCTCTTCTTTTATGGTCCACCGGGTTGTGGCAAGAGCTTAACCGCGCGTGCGTTGGCCAAGGAACTCGGGTTGCCAATCTACGTTGTTCGCTTCGACGGGGTGATTGGTGCGTATTTGGGTCAAACCGCCATTCACCTACGTCAATTGTTCCATTTTGCGGAATCGGTTCCGTGCATCTTGTTGTTCGATGAGTTAGACGCCTTGGGTAAAAAACGAGGCAATCCTCTGGACGTAGGCGAGTTGGACCGAATTGTTATCGCCTTAATGCAAGAGTTGGAGCACACATCGCCAAGCGGTGCGATCATCGCCACTTCAAATTTGCCGCGCCACGTTGACGACGCACTTTGGCGTCGGTTTGACCTGGCGGTCCAGTTCCCTTCCCCGACCAAGGCCGAGCTACAGGCATTCGGCAAAAGCATCGCGACGACCCATCAGATAAGCTTTGGGCCTAGAATCAAACGACGCATCGCCACTGCCAAGAGTTTTGCCGAAGCGGAGAAGCTAGTCGAGGCCGAAGCGCGGCGAATGGCGCTGAGCGAGGGATAA
- a CDS encoding S8 family serine peptidase, which yields MPKSHDQVTPKTYFLNEQHELPHDEKRGGGQLPKFANIDWAAKGETLNQTLNAAVQRLDGSKDPLRRERYFLLAAPAPVEKTSTDKKKAPDGTFVEPTDFSRTQSRVFGRLGLDLIEVTDDGRAVVHAKAERLEQLKLWSGSLDQLGAREQARWATLDSFDTIPPDLRIDSQWWQSLKKKLPVDALVELQPLLTRSEVERVMRSIADLLLDKQQEKLTATGSDLSGRFWLRGSISPESLREIANEFFSVQSLHPPLYSMAAAISRSRSAASAALAPPTAIDVSTLPSIGVLDSGVPDGHVLLAPYRRGTVVGPTSIGRAVGDHGSKVASRIVFGEQDFSGGVNAVAGSCRFLDVQVSMGHGQYDDKGILDALVTAIRAHPDVRVFNLSLADQQPVDSYTPVERRERLRSLQDLDCLVFETDVVVVVAAGNTLAGVVPTPAYPDHVEVQDWRLGVWASGFNTLVCGSYVGRLGIGGLAQLGWPSPFTRIGPGIAGAPVPGYSAAGGNSNAAHRFVPGLGEWVCTDVGRWEDHSGTSFAAPLLAREAAFGFDLLQHYCQQGARPFGVTLKAFLALAAISPQVPAHVQPLTQRTLGRGATSAARLRTPDPNRAVMLWQGTIDGPSDEVSVQLPIPSDWLNDAQKPVLRLIACWDPPVNEAARGIWASRRVSTKLRRGPDEKAERGGRGNHVSYPLLERSYDLQKAVGLTSIDGDIWLVELAYDEIADYRAGTDFTPQQRVAFAAELCDLGENPTSPQAAMQALPIAATMQRLSVPPAAVRAPIVLKSRF from the coding sequence ATGCCAAAAAGCCATGATCAGGTCACGCCAAAGACCTACTTCCTCAATGAGCAGCATGAGCTTCCTCACGATGAGAAGAGAGGCGGCGGACAACTACCCAAGTTCGCCAACATCGACTGGGCCGCTAAGGGCGAGACTCTCAACCAAACGCTCAACGCCGCTGTCCAGAGACTCGATGGATCTAAAGACCCGTTGCGTAGAGAGCGGTATTTTCTTTTGGCGGCACCAGCACCGGTGGAAAAGACGTCAACCGATAAGAAGAAAGCGCCGGATGGAACATTCGTCGAACCAACCGATTTTTCCAGGACACAATCACGGGTCTTCGGAAGGCTTGGGTTAGACCTCATTGAGGTGACCGACGACGGTCGAGCGGTGGTTCATGCGAAGGCCGAACGCTTGGAACAGTTGAAGCTCTGGTCGGGCTCTTTGGATCAACTTGGCGCCAGGGAACAAGCGCGCTGGGCGACGCTCGATTCATTTGACACGATTCCGCCCGACTTGCGGATCGACTCGCAATGGTGGCAGTCGCTGAAGAAAAAGTTGCCCGTCGACGCGCTCGTTGAACTTCAACCTCTGTTGACCCGGTCCGAGGTTGAACGCGTCATGCGCTCGATCGCTGATCTATTGCTCGATAAGCAGCAGGAGAAACTTACTGCAACGGGTAGCGATTTATCGGGGCGGTTTTGGTTGCGAGGTTCAATCAGTCCGGAATCCCTACGCGAAATTGCAAACGAATTCTTCTCAGTTCAATCGCTCCATCCGCCCCTCTATTCGATGGCTGCCGCGATAAGCCGCTCGCGATCGGCGGCCAGCGCCGCGCTGGCGCCGCCGACGGCGATCGATGTGTCGACGCTTCCATCCATTGGCGTGCTCGATTCAGGCGTCCCAGATGGCCATGTGCTGCTCGCGCCGTATCGCCGCGGAACCGTTGTTGGGCCAACGTCAATTGGGCGAGCGGTTGGCGACCACGGTTCGAAAGTTGCATCGCGTATCGTCTTCGGCGAGCAGGATTTTTCAGGCGGCGTAAACGCGGTGGCCGGAAGTTGCAGATTTCTTGACGTCCAGGTTTCAATGGGACATGGGCAATATGATGACAAGGGGATACTCGATGCGCTCGTGACGGCGATTCGCGCCCATCCCGATGTTCGCGTCTTCAATTTGAGCCTGGCGGACCAGCAACCTGTCGACAGCTATACCCCAGTCGAAAGACGCGAGCGCTTGCGCTCGCTGCAAGACCTTGACTGCCTGGTTTTTGAAACCGATGTGGTGGTCGTGGTCGCTGCGGGAAACACGCTGGCCGGCGTGGTGCCGACTCCCGCCTACCCGGACCATGTTGAGGTCCAGGACTGGCGCCTTGGCGTGTGGGCATCTGGCTTTAATACTCTTGTTTGTGGTTCATATGTCGGTCGCCTTGGCATCGGCGGTCTGGCACAACTCGGTTGGCCGAGCCCGTTCACCCGCATAGGTCCAGGGATCGCTGGCGCGCCAGTTCCGGGATATTCGGCTGCTGGCGGCAATTCCAACGCAGCCCATCGGTTTGTGCCAGGGCTCGGTGAATGGGTATGCACCGACGTTGGGCGTTGGGAAGACCACTCGGGTACTTCCTTCGCCGCCCCCTTGCTGGCGCGTGAGGCTGCGTTCGGCTTCGACCTGCTACAGCATTACTGCCAGCAAGGAGCGAGACCGTTCGGTGTTACGCTCAAGGCTTTTCTCGCTCTTGCGGCAATAAGCCCGCAGGTACCGGCGCATGTTCAGCCGCTCACCCAACGCACGCTTGGGCGAGGAGCGACGAGCGCCGCACGATTGCGAACACCAGATCCCAATCGTGCGGTAATGCTTTGGCAAGGCACCATCGATGGTCCAAGCGATGAGGTAAGCGTTCAGTTGCCGATTCCGAGCGACTGGTTGAACGACGCGCAAAAGCCTGTGCTGCGGCTCATTGCCTGTTGGGACCCGCCCGTCAATGAAGCCGCACGCGGAATTTGGGCGTCTCGGCGGGTTTCAACAAAATTGCGACGAGGGCCGGACGAGAAAGCTGAGCGCGGCGGCAGAGGTAATCATGTGAGCTATCCCCTGCTTGAACGCAGTTATGACCTACAGAAAGCTGTCGGCCTGACCTCCATCGATGGCGACATTTGGCTTGTGGAACTGGCATACGATGAGATTGCCGATTACCGCGCCGGAACAGATTTCACGCCCCAACAGCGCGTGGCATTCGCGGCTGAATTGTGTGACCTGGGGGAGAATCCAACCAGTCCGCAGGCAGCCATGCAAGCGCTGCCAATAGCTGCAACAATGCAACGACTCAGCGTGCCACCGGCGGCGGTTCGCGCTCCGATAGTCCTTAAATCGCGCTTTTAG